GACACATGGTTTTATATTTATTGTAATATATATAGCTTATATGGCTTATACTATAATCCGTTAAAGAAATAAAAAAGAATGCAATTTAACTTGCATTCTTTTTTATTTCTTTAAATTTTCAACACTTTTTGTTTTTAACTTTTCTATTATTTTAAAACTTAAAGGATATTTAAATTCTTTATGTCTGTAATATTGTATAATTGCTATTATAAATGTAATTAAGTAAATAATAGACATTGCAGGTATTAAATAAGCCGCTTGTTTTACTATACATACTAATAATAAAATTGCAAATTCATATATTACAAATGATATATAAAAATCAATAAGTTTTAATCCATTCTTCTTTACAAATTCAGATTCTTTCCCATATATTTTCCATGCAGCGTATGCTATTATAACCCCAATTATATTAAGCATCATAACAGCTGCTGTCATTACCATCATAGTAATGCTTTCATTTTTTGTAGATCTTTGATTTTCTGTCATAATACATTTCCTTTCATTAATAATTTCTATATTATATTTTGAACCATTTATCAAAAATCGTCAACTTTTTATTAAAATTCTATATCCATTTACTATGTTAAATTATTTAGATATAATACTTATAAGTAAAGTTTACATATTGGAGGTATATTATGGCAATAGAGATGAACCTAAAAGAATTATATGAAGTTGGAGAAAGCTTTGAAAGCTGTGTTGGAAAAGGATCCAAATCTGAAAGATCTAGAATTCCCAAAAACACATCAAGAATCAACTTAAACGAAGATACTATAAATAAAATAGCTAGCTATTCAAGCAAAGTTAATATACTTGTTTCAGGGGAAATATGGTGCCCAGATTTTCAACTTAATGTATCAGTTTTAAAGAAATTTGTTGATATTAATGATAATTTTGATATATCGGTTATAACTATGGCTAGAGGCAAAAAATTTATGAGTGAAGCTTTAAACATAGAAAAGGAAAGTTTCAAAGGTCCAACAATTGCATTTTTAGATGAAAATTTTAATGTTATAGGAGTATTTGAAGAACGACCTAAAGAAGTAAAAAAAGTTAATGATTTTGAAGAAATAAAAATTGATTATTATAAAGGGAAGTATTTATTAGATACAGTTAATGACTACTTAAATATATTAAATATAAAAAAAACTACTAGATAGAGCTCTCTATCTAGTAGTTTTTTTATATTTAAACTGCATTTTTTGCATTTTCATAACTCTCAACTTCTTCATATCTTTGATTTTCTTGAATCTTTGATTTATTCTTTTGAAGTATTTTTCTTGCAATTACAAGTACTATTGCTTCAGATACAAGTGTAGTAAACCATATACCTGTTCCTCCAAATATAGACGTCATCAATATTAAACTTAAAGTTATTACTACTAATCCTCTTCCTAAGGATATTACACTTGCATGTATCGCTTTTCCTGTTGAAACACAAAATCCTGATATTATTACATTATATCCCATAATCAAATATGCTACTGAAGATATTCTTAAAGTTTTTACAGTATAATTAAACAGTGTTATATCTGATTTATCAATAAATATAGATACTATTTGATTTGCAAATATTAAAACTAATAAAAATGCTATTACTGAAGCTTTTGTTATATAGCTTAAGCTCATTTTTAAAAGACTCAGCACTGATTTATTATCTTCCATACCATAATAGTAACTACATATTGGTTGTAATCCTTGTGATATTCCTAGCATAGTTGTAAGAACTAAAGTTGTTACATAACAAATTACACTATAACTAACTAAAGCATTTTCACCTATTAGCATTAATATACTTTGATTGAATAGTAATATAACTACAGCTAAACTTGCCTCTGTCATAGAATCTGGAATACCTATTAAAACAATTCTTTTTATAAAGCTAAAATCCAATTTAAATTTGCAAAATCTTAGTTTTCCTCTTCTTCTTAAAAAATGAGCTAAGAAAAATGTCACTGAAAATACTCTAGCAATTCCAGTTGCCAAAGCTGCACCTTCAACTCCCCATCCCCATTTAAGTACAAATATATAATCTAAAACTATATTAGTTATTGCTGAAATTATAACTCCTATTGTAGATAAATGAGGATATCCATCACACTTTATAAGTAACTCAAGTCCATAAGAAACTAAGTAAAAAGTAACAAATAATATAATATTACCTAAATATCCTTTAACTAAAGGTAATGTACTTTCTGTCGCTCCTAAAAATATAGATATTTTTTCTAAGTTAGCTAAACTAAATACAATAATAAATATAGATATAATAGCTAGTACTACAGTGTTAAGTGTGAAATATTCGCTTGCTTTTTTATCATCACCTTTACCAAGGGTCATTGATACAACAGTTGATGCCCCAGTTGATAATAAAACTGACACAGCAAATAAAGTATTTATAAATGGTGTTGATATATTAACAGCTGCCAAGGCTTCACTTCCAACCCCTTTGCTGACAAAAGCTCCATCTACCATAGAATATAGTGAAAATACCCACATAGATGCTACTGATGGTATTACATATTGTTTAAATTGAGTTTTTAAATCTTTTACATTTTTCATAATTATTACCTCCCTCCACCTAATTGAATATAAACTATGGTATAATACTCAAGTCAACAATTTTATTTCAAAATGAGGTGATTTTTTTGAAAAGAAAATATTATAAAACTGGAGAATTGTCAAAAATATATAATTTAGGTAGAGATTCTCTTAAATATTATGAAAAGTTAGGTCTTTTAAATCCAGGTAGAGATACAAATTCTTACAGAATGTACACTATAAAAGATATATGTAATTTAAATTTAATAAAAGAACTTAGAAGTCTTGATTTTTCTATGCAAAGGATAAAAGAGTACTTAGAAAATAGAAATGTTAAAACTACTAAAAAAATGTTAAAAGAAGAAATAAAGCTTATAGATCAAAAACTAGAAGAACTGACTATCCACAAAGAAAGTTTAAATAAAAGGCTAAGTTCTATTGATAATACGATAGATCATACAAATTTTAATAGAATTGAACTTTTGTACATGAATGAAAGAAAAGCTATTACAGTTAATTCAAATGTTAGCTTTGATGAAAATGTAGATTACTTAATTCAAAGGTTAAATGAAAAGTTCGATGATAAGTTCTATGTATTAGGAAATAGTAATTTTGGAGCAGTATTTGATACAAAAAGTGTCTCAAATGGAATTTTTAACAATTATAAATCTATATTTTGTTTACTTGATGATAACGCTACCAATTTTAATTTAACAATAGAAGAGGGGTATTATGTAACCTATACATATAAAGGCGATTATAAAAAAACAGCAAAAATAATCCCTATGCTATTTAAATTTATAGAGTTTAATAACTATACTATTCTTGGAGATCCTATAGAAATTTATAAAATAGATATTTATGAAACGTCTTTAGAAGATGAGTACGTTACTCAAGTTCAAATTCCAGTTCAATTAGTAAGTGATTTATATGAATTCTAAAAAAGGGTATATTATCTATACCCTTTTTTGTTATGGAATTAAAGTATCAATTCCATTTATATATTCTTCATCTTCTATTGAAGAAATAGAACTTAAGTTTATATTAACTCCATCTTTAAGCTTTACTAATTTACAAGGAAGTAGTCTATTGCTGTCAAGTTTATCACTTAAAAACTTTTCTATAAATTCAGTAGTGTTTGAATAATCAGCTTCATATTCACTTCCATCTTTCATCATAATTTTTATCATAAGTTGCCTCCATAACCAATTTGAAACTTACGCTCTTTCTTGTACTGTTATTTCTACATTGTCATCATTTCCATCTATAAGTATATGACATCCATTATAAACTTTACCAGCTATCATCATTTTAGCTATTTTTGTTTCTAATACATTTCCAATATATCTCTTAAGTGGTCTAGCTCCATAAATAGGATCATAACCTTCTTTTATCAATACATCTTTAGCACTATCAGTCATACTTAAAGTTATATGCTTATCAACTAATCGTCTTCTTAAATCATCTAAGAATATGTCTATAATTCTTCTAATGCCTTCTTTATCAAGAGGTTTAAACATTATAATATCATCAACTCTATTTAAAAACTCAGGTTTGAATCTTCTCTTCATTTCATTCATTACCATTTCTTTAGTAGACTCTTTTATTTCACCTGAATCTTCTAATAGATATGAACTACCTATATTTGAAGTCATTATTATTATTGTATTTTTAAAATCTACTGTTTTACCTTTATTATCAGTAAGTCTTCCATCATCTAATATTTGAAGGAATAAGTTAAATACATCTTCATGTGCTTTTTCTATTTCATCAAATAATAATACAGAATATGGATTTCTTCTTACAGCTTCTGTTAATTGTCCACCTTCCTCATATCCTACATATCCTGGAGGAGGTCCTATAAGTCTTGATACTGCATGTTTTTCCATATATTCTGACATATCAATTCTAATTATATTTTCTTCACTATCAAATAAATTTCTAGCTAAAGTTTTTGCAAGTTCTGTCTTACCAACTCCTGTAGGTCCTAAGAATATAAATGATCCTATTGGTTTATTTTCATCTTTAAGTCCTGCTCTATGACGAATAACAGCATTACTTACAGCTGTTACAGCTTCATCTTGTCCTATAACACGAGTTTTCAACTCTTCTTCTAATCTTAGTAATTTCTCTTTTTCACTTTCAACTAACTTAGTTATAGGTATGTTTGTCCATTTAGAAATCACTTCTGCAATTTCCTCTTCTGTAACCTCTTCTTTTAATAAAGAAGTTTGATTATCATCTTCCATTTTTTCTTCTGCTTCTTTAATTTCATTTTCAAGCTTTGGAATTATACCATATTTAAGTTCTGCAGCTTTATTTAAATCATATTCTCTTTCATATCTTTCTACATCACCTCTAGCCTCATCAAGTTTAGCCTTAAGGTTTCTAACATTCATTATATGTGATTTCTCTTTTTCATATATAGCTGTTAAATCATCATTTTTAGACTTAAGTTCAGCTAATTCATCTTGAAGTTTTTCAAGTCTTCTTTTACTTGCTTCATCCTCTTCTTTAAGAAGTGCTTCTCTTTCAGTCTCTAATGTAAATATTTTTCTTCTAACTATATCTAACTCAGTTGGTAGTGAGTCAATTTCACTACGAATCATAGCACTTGCTTCGTCTATTAAATCTATGGCTTTATCTGGTAAATATCTATCTTGTATATATCTATCTGATAATTTTGCTGCTGCAACTATTGCAGAGTCATGAATTCTAATACCATGGTGAATTTCAAATTTTTCTTTTAATCCACGAAGTATAGAAATTGTATCACCTACACTAGGTTCATCCGCTATAACTGGTTGGAATCTTCTCTCTAATGCTTTATCTTTTTCTATATACTGTCTATATTCATCAAAAGTAGTAGCACCTATACAATTTAGTTCTCCACGAGCTAACATTGGTTTTATTAAGTTTCCTGCATCCATAGCTCCATCTGTTTTTCCTGCTCCTACTATTGTGTGTATCTCATCTATAAATAAAATTATTTTTCCTTCAGCACCTTGAACTTCTTTAAGCACTGCTTTTAATCTTTCTTCAAATTCACCTCTATATTTAGCACCTGCTATTAATGATCCCATATCAAGCGCAAATATAATTTTATCTTTAAGTCCTTCAGGTACATCTCCTCTGACTATTCTTTCTGCTAAGCCTTCTACTATAGCAGTTTTCCCTACACCTGGCTCACCTATTAAAACAGGATTATTTTTTGTTCTTCTTGAAAGTATTCTTATAACTCTTCTTATCTCTTCATCACGACCTATAACTGGGTCTAACTTGTTTTTCTTAGCTAAATTTATTAAGTTTGTACCATATCTAGCTAATGCGTCATATGTACCCTCTGGATCTTGGGTTTCTACTCTTTGATTTCCTCTAACTTTTGATAATACTTCTAAAAAGCTGTTTTTATTTATGTTGTATTGTTTAAATATTTTACCTATATTTGAACGTGATTCCAATTCAATTATAGCTAAAAATAAATGTTCAACACTTATATACAAATCATTGAATTCTTTTGAAATTTCTTCTGATTTTATTAATACTTCATTTAACTTTCTTGTAGCTACTACACCTTGTGAACTAGCTGCCTCACCTTGAATTTGAGGTAGTTTTAAAAGTTCAGTTTTCACACTTGCTTTTAGGCCTTCTACAGATATACCCATTTTTTCTATTATTCTAGGTATTAATCCATCTTCTTGGTCTATTAATGAATAAAGTAAATGTATTGTATCTACTTGTTGGTTATGATTTTTAACAGCTTCACTAAAAGCATCATTTAAGCTTTTTTGGACTCTTTGTGTCATTTTGTCTGCTTCCATAAAAAACTCCTCCAAACTTTTAAATTTAATTTACTATAACTTATACCACTATAAATTTATAGTAAACATTTACCATTAATTTAAATATATTCTTATTTTTCTTTAATTTTTTAAAATTGAAAAATATTTTTTAATTCATGTACTTCTATTATTATCTTTAATTTTTTCTATAATTCATTTTAATACTATTATTAAATAAAATTTCACTTTAATCCTGTAGTTAATTACTTAAAATTAGCACATTAATATACTTAACCATAAAAAAGCTAATTTTAATCTAATGCAGCTACTAATAACTAACTTAGGCTACTTGATCAAAATTAGCTTTATTTTTATTATTTAGACTTAGATAATTGTTTTTTGTTTATCTTATTCATAATAAATACAATTGTAAATAATATAATAAGTCCCAGTGGAATAAATATTACAGGTTTTATTTTAAATAAACCTACTATTAGTAATATGAAAAATACTACACTTGCTACAGTTGCACCATATGGTATCTGTGTTTTAACATGATCTATATGATCTGCACCTGCAAATATAGAGGCCATCACAGTAGTGTCTGATATAGGAGAACAGTGATCTCCAAATACCGATCCAGAAAGAGCAATTCCTGGAACTGCCATAGCAAGACCAACATCTCCTGTTACTTGATATACTAAAGGGATAGCAATAGGAGTCACTATTGCCATAGTACCCCAAGAAGTTCCTGTTGCAAAAGAAACCACCATACCTAATACAAAAATAGTTATTGGCAATATCCATGCTGGTATACTTTCTCCTAATACCTCTACCAAGAAATTTGCAAGTCCCATATCCTTTGTAACTTGCCCTAATGACCATGCCATTAAAAGTATTGCTGCGGTTAGTGTCATAAGTTTCATCCCATCGATAAATGTATCCATACTTTCTTTAAAGGTCATAATTTTATATCCTATAGATAGTATTACTCCGCTCATGGCCATTGCAAATGCGCCCCATAATAACGAAGTTACTGCATCTGCATTTTCAAGTATACCCATAAATCCAACGCCTTCTCTACCTGTATATATAAAGCCAAATATTGTAGTAAAAATCATTGCAATAAATGGAACTATAAATGTTATAAGTCTTGGTTTTACATCCTTAGGTTCCCCTAATTCATTTGCAACATCAAGCATTGGTTGAGCTTCATCACTACAAAACTTTCCAGTTTTTATAGCCCTCATCTCTGCTTTTAACATTGGTCCATAATCAAGACCTGTTATAACTATCATACCTACAAATGCTAATGTAAATATACTATATAAATTATAAGGAATGCTACTTATATAAGCTGACATTGGACTTATATTTATAAGACCTGCTGCAAGCAATCCTTGACTTATCATACCGATTTGAAATGCTATCCAATCTGATATAAAAAGCGATGCTGATGGTGCCGCTGTTGAATCAAGTATATAAGAGAATTTTTCTGAAGATATTCTTTGTTCTTTAGCTATATCTCTAAAAACATTTCCATCTATAGCAGCTATCAAACAATCATTAACACTTATACACATGCCTAATAACCATGCCCCTATTCCTACTGCTTTTCTATTTTTAATTTTATTTCTTGCCCATATTGAAAGAGCCTTACTACCTGACATTTTCCATATAAAAGATATTCCAACTCCCATAAACATTGTAAATAATATTAATTTGGCATTATCTGAATCGCTTAACTGTCTTATTATTGTCTCTAATGAAAATGACGCTGCTGCAAATAAATTTCCTTTTGAGGTTATAATTCCTGCTACAAAAACTCCTGCAAATAATGATGGTATAACTTGTTTAGTTTTAAAACACATAAAAATTGCTATTATTGCAGGAAGTAATGCCCACAATCCATAGTTTGCTTCCATAAACACTCCTCCTAATATTTTATAGCTTTTAAATTTGCTATCTTTAGTGTTTATTAAGTATTTCTATGGTTTAGTTTATAAAGGCTAACTTCTTACTGAATACATTATCTCTTCTTTGTATCCTACTACTATTCTCAGATATCCATTCAACATATTATCGACTTCTTCATTAGAGGTATCTATATATAATGGTTTAAATTTTAAGTTTTGTAACTTGTGCAAAGTAGATACCACTATTATATTTTCTCTGCCTATACTTTTAATTACCCTATCACTTATTTGCTGATTACCTCTTCCTAACAAGTATCCTTGTCCTCCTGTTGGTGTTATTATGAGTTTTGCTTTATTATATTTTATACATTCAAGTATGTCTTTTTCATTAGCATCATTTTTTATAACTTTTTTATTTTTTATAATATCTATACCTAGTAAAGTACTTTTTAGATTTAATGCATCTAGTACAGCTCTAGTTGTGGTCCCTGGTCCTATTATATAAGTAATATCTGTTTCCATGTTATCAGCTATAAACAGTCCAATAGATTTTTGTGATGACTCTTCACTTAATGGAGTTGGAGCTTTCTTATTTTGCATAAAAGATTTTTCTCTAGGAACTTTTAAGTATCCATACAGTTTTGTATTAACTTTTCCTTCTCGGTACATTTCCTCATCTAAATCTAACACTTCTCTTTCTATACTATTTACTTTTCCATTTAAAAATTTAAGTGCTAATTTACCTCCACTTTTAGGATTTATTGCGTATACAGGTGAATGAATTTTAACTCCTGCCGGAATACCGATAGTAACGACTTTATCTTCTACAGCATTATATATATCTCTTGCTGTTCCATCGCCTCCAACAAATATTAAAATACTGATTTTCTTATATAACATGTTCCTTGCTAGTTTTATAGTATCTTTACTGCTCGTACTATTTCCATTATCTATATTAATTACTTCTACATTAAAATTTAGTAATTTGGCTTCATTTTCTCCCATATCTTTTGGTCCAGTTATTATTTTTATATTATCTTTTATACTATCTAATTCCTTAAGTGCTTTTATCGCTTTTATTGGTGATTTTGGTTTTGATCCTAACCTTATTGCTTCTCTTAGTATGTCCTCCCCATCAGTTCCTTTAAGACCAACTGTTCCTCCCATACCTGCTATTGGATTTACTATAAGACCAATATTTATCAATGAAATCGCCCCTCTTTTGTAAAATTATACAAATTTGTTTATATTAAATTAAAGCTAGTGAATGATTAGTTAATCACCCACTGCTTAATCTAACTAGAAATGTTTTTGATTTATAGGTTTAGTGATGTGCCTTTTTTTGATATGCTCTCCAAGTTATCGCCCACTTATCACTATCATCTAATTCCGATTCGTCTACTTTGTGTATAGTACTTCTAAAAGGCGAATTTATTGCTATAGATGGATCTTCATAGGCTTCATCTATAACGTATTTTAATGTTGCAATATATTCATCTAAATCTTCTTTAGATGGTGTTTCTGTTGGCTCTAGTGTACACGGTTCTGCTATATAATACGGGTGATGACTAGTCCAGTAATGCATACCGAAATCCATCATTCTTCTTTGTATATCACCTGTTCCTACACCTGTATCTTCTTTTAACTTTTCTAACGAATATCTTACCTGCTCTATTCTTTGTTTGCCTTCTATATATGGAGCATTTATTGATTCATGTTCCATTAATTTTTTAA
The nucleotide sequence above comes from Paraclostridium bifermentans. Encoded proteins:
- a CDS encoding thioredoxin family protein, whose amino-acid sequence is MAIEMNLKELYEVGESFESCVGKGSKSERSRIPKNTSRINLNEDTINKIASYSSKVNILVSGEIWCPDFQLNVSVLKKFVDINDNFDISVITMARGKKFMSEALNIEKESFKGPTIAFLDENFNVIGVFEERPKEVKKVNDFEEIKIDYYKGKYLLDTVNDYLNILNIKKTTR
- a CDS encoding MerR family transcriptional regulator; protein product: MKRKYYKTGELSKIYNLGRDSLKYYEKLGLLNPGRDTNSYRMYTIKDICNLNLIKELRSLDFSMQRIKEYLENRNVKTTKKMLKEEIKLIDQKLEELTIHKESLNKRLSSIDNTIDHTNFNRIELLYMNERKAITVNSNVSFDENVDYLIQRLNEKFDDKFYVLGNSNFGAVFDTKSVSNGIFNNYKSIFCLLDDNATNFNLTIEEGYYVTYTYKGDYKKTAKIIPMLFKFIEFNNYTILGDPIEIYKIDIYETSLEDEYVTQVQIPVQLVSDLYEF
- a CDS encoding DUF4870 domain-containing protein, coding for MTENQRSTKNESITMMVMTAAVMMLNIIGVIIAYAAWKIYGKESEFVKKNGLKLIDFYISFVIYEFAILLLVCIVKQAAYLIPAMSIIYLITFIIAIIQYYRHKEFKYPLSFKIIEKLKTKSVENLKK
- a CDS encoding Na+/H+ antiporter NhaC family protein, which codes for MEANYGLWALLPAIIAIFMCFKTKQVIPSLFAGVFVAGIITSKGNLFAAASFSLETIIRQLSDSDNAKLILFTMFMGVGISFIWKMSGSKALSIWARNKIKNRKAVGIGAWLLGMCISVNDCLIAAIDGNVFRDIAKEQRISSEKFSYILDSTAAPSASLFISDWIAFQIGMISQGLLAAGLINISPMSAYISSIPYNLYSIFTLAFVGMIVITGLDYGPMLKAEMRAIKTGKFCSDEAQPMLDVANELGEPKDVKPRLITFIVPFIAMIFTTIFGFIYTGREGVGFMGILENADAVTSLLWGAFAMAMSGVILSIGYKIMTFKESMDTFIDGMKLMTLTAAILLMAWSLGQVTKDMGLANFLVEVLGESIPAWILPITIFVLGMVVSFATGTSWGTMAIVTPIAIPLVYQVTGDVGLAMAVPGIALSGSVFGDHCSPISDTTVMASIFAGADHIDHVKTQIPYGATVASVVFFILLIVGLFKIKPVIFIPLGLIILFTIVFIMNKINKKQLSKSK
- a CDS encoding MATE family efflux transporter — encoded protein: MKNVKDLKTQFKQYVIPSVASMWVFSLYSMVDGAFVSKGVGSEALAAVNISTPFINTLFAVSVLLSTGASTVVSMTLGKGDDKKASEYFTLNTVVLAIISIFIIVFSLANLEKISIFLGATESTLPLVKGYLGNIILFVTFYLVSYGLELLIKCDGYPHLSTIGVIISAITNIVLDYIFVLKWGWGVEGAALATGIARVFSVTFFLAHFLRRRGKLRFCKFKLDFSFIKRIVLIGIPDSMTEASLAVVILLFNQSILMLIGENALVSYSVICYVTTLVLTTMLGISQGLQPICSYYYGMEDNKSVLSLLKMSLSYITKASVIAFLLVLIFANQIVSIFIDKSDITLFNYTVKTLRISSVAYLIMGYNVIISGFCVSTGKAIHASVISLGRGLVVITLSLILMTSIFGGTGIWFTTLVSEAIVLVIARKILQKNKSKIQENQRYEEVESYENAKNAV
- a CDS encoding ATP-NAD kinase family protein, whose amino-acid sequence is MINIGLIVNPIAGMGGTVGLKGTDGEDILREAIRLGSKPKSPIKAIKALKELDSIKDNIKIITGPKDMGENEAKLLNFNVEVINIDNGNSTSSKDTIKLARNMLYKKISILIFVGGDGTARDIYNAVEDKVVTIGIPAGVKIHSPVYAINPKSGGKLALKFLNGKVNSIEREVLDLDEEMYREGKVNTKLYGYLKVPREKSFMQNKKAPTPLSEESSQKSIGLFIADNMETDITYIIGPGTTTRAVLDALNLKSTLLGIDIIKNKKVIKNDANEKDILECIKYNKAKLIITPTGGQGYLLGRGNQQISDRVIKSIGRENIIVVSTLHKLQNLKFKPLYIDTSNEEVDNMLNGYLRIVVGYKEEIMYSVRS
- the clpB gene encoding ATP-dependent chaperone ClpB codes for the protein MEADKMTQRVQKSLNDAFSEAVKNHNQQVDTIHLLYSLIDQEDGLIPRIIEKMGISVEGLKASVKTELLKLPQIQGEAASSQGVVATRKLNEVLIKSEEISKEFNDLYISVEHLFLAIIELESRSNIGKIFKQYNINKNSFLEVLSKVRGNQRVETQDPEGTYDALARYGTNLINLAKKNKLDPVIGRDEEIRRVIRILSRRTKNNPVLIGEPGVGKTAIVEGLAERIVRGDVPEGLKDKIIFALDMGSLIAGAKYRGEFEERLKAVLKEVQGAEGKIILFIDEIHTIVGAGKTDGAMDAGNLIKPMLARGELNCIGATTFDEYRQYIEKDKALERRFQPVIADEPSVGDTISILRGLKEKFEIHHGIRIHDSAIVAAAKLSDRYIQDRYLPDKAIDLIDEASAMIRSEIDSLPTELDIVRRKIFTLETEREALLKEEDEASKRRLEKLQDELAELKSKNDDLTAIYEKEKSHIMNVRNLKAKLDEARGDVERYEREYDLNKAAELKYGIIPKLENEIKEAEEKMEDDNQTSLLKEEVTEEEIAEVISKWTNIPITKLVESEKEKLLRLEEELKTRVIGQDEAVTAVSNAVIRHRAGLKDENKPIGSFIFLGPTGVGKTELAKTLARNLFDSEENIIRIDMSEYMEKHAVSRLIGPPPGYVGYEEGGQLTEAVRRNPYSVLLFDEIEKAHEDVFNLFLQILDDGRLTDNKGKTVDFKNTIIIMTSNIGSSYLLEDSGEIKESTKEMVMNEMKRRFKPEFLNRVDDIIMFKPLDKEGIRRIIDIFLDDLRRRLVDKHITLSMTDSAKDVLIKEGYDPIYGARPLKRYIGNVLETKIAKMMIAGKVYNGCHILIDGNDDNVEITVQERA